Proteins from a genomic interval of Cohaesibacter gelatinilyticus:
- a CDS encoding HNH endonuclease: MTNRTVGEIEALPGMEDYNSRTQWQSLYKTKRWKTERKQFLEQNPLCVRCHERGKVTPATVVDHIKAHKGNLDLFWDWGNWQGLCQADHNSWKQSIEARGYSTQIGPDGFPIDPRHPSNK, translated from the coding sequence ATGACAAATAGAACGGTAGGCGAGATAGAGGCCCTGCCAGGTATGGAAGACTATAACAGCCGCACGCAATGGCAATCACTGTACAAGACAAAGCGCTGGAAGACAGAGCGCAAGCAGTTCCTTGAACAGAACCCACTATGTGTACGATGCCATGAGAGAGGCAAGGTTACCCCCGCAACTGTGGTGGACCACATCAAAGCACATAAGGGCAATCTGGATTTGTTCTGGGATTGGGGTAACTGGCAAGGCCTATGTCAAGCAGACCATAACAGTTGGAAGCAAAGCATAGAGGCACGAGGCTATTCTACACAGATAGGCCCCGATGGTTTCCCCATAGACCCCAGGCACCCAAGCAATAAGTGA
- a CDS encoding terminase large subunit: MMMRATTRQQSTSSDPVSDYALGVVDGVYPAGPYVRGICQRHLDDLERGGDLWFDLEAADYAIGFFEDVLTVEKDNETVPFHLEPWQAFVVGSLFGWMKGDERRFNTAYIETGKGSGKSPLAAGVGLLCMVADGVKRAEVYAAATKKDQAMILFRDAVSMRASSRHLQKEIGTSGNNPVWQMFHTPSMSFFKPISKEDGNSGPRPNCALIDEYHEHKTDEVLSMLEKGFKFRKSPLLFVITNSGSDLKSPCGLEHQRACRVSLGQLNEGEEEAADRYFPYVASLDKDDDPLNDPSCWPKANPTLGVTIKETYLAKQVAEARSMPSKQNKVLRLNFCRWTDAENAWITTEAWKAVEDDELTIGDFVGKPCYGGLDLSYTQDLTALAWVFPEEDKLHAFVQFYKPKDVLKEHSERDTAFYVDWAEQGFITPTVGKVIKLKPIAQDIGDAVDDYDVQCIAYDKYRHRELADDANDLGVAAPWTEHPQGFRRASTTDEFGKRVENPLWMPKSFEQLENAIIEKRLIVHVNPVLRWNVTSAVVREDPAGTDNRIFDKRKSLARIDGVVALAMAVGAANAGTLSSGPSVYEERGALVI, encoded by the coding sequence ATGATGATGAGAGCGACGACCCGGCAGCAAAGTACTTCCAGTGACCCGGTAAGTGATTATGCGCTTGGCGTTGTTGATGGTGTGTATCCTGCTGGTCCATATGTGCGCGGTATATGCCAGCGTCATTTGGATGATTTGGAGCGTGGTGGCGATTTATGGTTTGATCTGGAAGCGGCTGACTATGCAATTGGCTTTTTTGAAGATGTTCTGACGGTAGAAAAGGATAACGAGACAGTTCCTTTTCATTTGGAGCCATGGCAGGCCTTTGTTGTTGGCTCGCTGTTCGGATGGATGAAAGGCGACGAACGCAGATTCAACACGGCTTATATCGAGACTGGCAAAGGATCCGGCAAATCGCCTCTTGCCGCGGGTGTTGGGTTGCTTTGCATGGTGGCTGATGGTGTCAAGCGCGCTGAAGTCTATGCGGCGGCAACGAAAAAAGACCAGGCAATGATCTTGTTTCGGGATGCCGTTTCCATGCGAGCAAGTTCAAGGCATCTTCAAAAAGAAATCGGCACGTCCGGGAACAATCCTGTCTGGCAAATGTTCCACACGCCGAGTATGTCATTTTTCAAGCCAATCTCCAAAGAGGATGGTAATTCGGGGCCGCGCCCAAACTGCGCACTGATTGACGAATATCACGAGCATAAGACAGATGAAGTTTTGTCTATGCTCGAAAAGGGCTTCAAGTTTCGCAAAAGCCCACTTCTTTTTGTCATCACGAATAGCGGGTCTGATCTGAAAAGCCCGTGTGGCTTGGAGCATCAAAGGGCCTGCCGTGTATCACTGGGCCAACTGAATGAGGGCGAAGAGGAAGCGGCGGATAGATATTTTCCATATGTTGCATCACTCGATAAAGACGACGACCCGCTAAACGACCCCTCTTGCTGGCCCAAAGCAAACCCGACACTTGGGGTTACGATCAAAGAGACATACCTTGCCAAGCAAGTTGCCGAAGCAAGGTCAATGCCATCCAAGCAAAACAAGGTTCTCAGGCTGAACTTTTGCCGTTGGACCGATGCTGAAAACGCATGGATCACAACAGAAGCTTGGAAAGCAGTTGAAGACGACGAGCTGACCATTGGCGATTTTGTCGGCAAGCCTTGTTATGGCGGCCTTGATCTGTCTTACACGCAGGATTTGACAGCCCTTGCATGGGTTTTCCCCGAAGAGGACAAGCTGCATGCTTTTGTTCAGTTCTACAAGCCTAAAGATGTTCTGAAAGAGCATTCAGAGCGAGATACGGCTTTCTATGTCGATTGGGCGGAACAAGGATTCATCACGCCAACGGTCGGCAAGGTGATCAAGCTCAAGCCGATAGCGCAAGACATTGGTGATGCGGTTGATGATTATGACGTGCAATGCATCGCCTATGACAAATATCGCCATAGAGAGCTTGCAGACGATGCGAACGATTTGGGCGTTGCGGCACCTTGGACAGAGCATCCTCAAGGTTTCAGACGAGCGTCTACTACTGATGAATTTGGCAAGCGGGTAGAAAACCCGCTTTGGATGCCAAAGAGCTTTGAACAGCTTGAGAATGCAATCATCGAAAAGCGCTTGATTGTTCACGTCAATCCCGTCTTGCGCTGGAATGTGACAAGCGCCGTGGTCAGAGAAGACCCAGCAGGAACCGATAACAGAATTTTTGACAAGCGAAAATCACTCGCGCGCATTGATGGTGTCGTTGCTCTTGCAATGGCTGTTGGTGCGGCCAACGCAGGAACGCTATCAAGTGGACCGTCAGTCTATGAAGAGCGCGGCGCACTGGTGATCTAG
- a CDS encoding phage portal protein codes for MGIREFFFGSREAPQAAVQSRDGGVVINSPQDLADAIEGQMTSKSGQTVNANTALKVAAVFACVRIISGAVANLPIHVKRRIDAETREDASGHFLWKLLRKKPNRWQTPSQYRRMMQAHLLLRGNAYSLKVKGVQGKVVELLPMHPDRIEVKQADDLSIAYEYTNKSGRKQVFPQEAIMHLVGLTLDGVNGVSVITYARETIGLSLSMEDHGATTFKNGARPSSVLKHPGKLGPEAIENLRASLEAYKMGGESEGKSLVLEEGMDVSQLTMTAEDVQYIESRKFSRSDIAMFFGVPPHMIGDTEKSTSWGSGIEQQSIGFATYTLEDHLTTWEETINRDLVPEQDDDIYSRFNRNALVRGDMKTRQGFYTAMMQWGVYSPNEVRALEEMNPRDGGEIYYDPPNTAGGQDTPQESEGDT; via the coding sequence ATGGGAATTCGAGAATTCTTTTTCGGCTCGCGGGAAGCGCCGCAAGCTGCCGTACAGTCGCGCGATGGTGGTGTGGTTATCAATTCGCCGCAAGATCTGGCTGATGCGATAGAAGGCCAGATGACTTCCAAGTCAGGGCAGACTGTCAACGCTAATACTGCCTTGAAAGTGGCGGCTGTGTTTGCATGCGTCCGGATTATTTCAGGGGCGGTTGCAAACCTGCCAATTCATGTAAAGCGCCGCATTGATGCCGAAACAAGAGAGGATGCTTCAGGTCATTTTCTATGGAAGCTTTTGCGCAAAAAGCCGAACCGTTGGCAGACACCCTCTCAATATCGCCGCATGATGCAAGCGCATTTGCTTTTGCGCGGCAATGCCTATTCTCTGAAGGTCAAGGGGGTGCAGGGCAAGGTTGTTGAATTGCTGCCGATGCATCCAGATCGGATAGAGGTCAAGCAGGCTGATGATCTTAGCATCGCCTATGAATATACCAACAAGAGCGGTCGCAAGCAGGTATTCCCACAAGAAGCGATCATGCATCTGGTCGGGCTAACCTTGGACGGTGTGAATGGTGTTTCAGTCATCACCTATGCGCGGGAAACAATCGGGCTTTCTCTTTCGATGGAAGATCATGGCGCAACCACGTTCAAGAATGGTGCGCGGCCTTCCAGTGTTTTGAAGCATCCCGGCAAGTTGGGACCTGAGGCAATCGAAAATCTTCGGGCTTCTCTTGAGGCTTACAAGATGGGCGGTGAGAGTGAAGGTAAATCCCTTGTTCTTGAGGAAGGGATGGACGTTAGCCAGCTCACAATGACAGCAGAAGACGTTCAATATATCGAAAGTCGGAAGTTTTCACGCTCAGATATCGCAATGTTCTTCGGTGTGCCGCCTCACATGATTGGTGATACGGAAAAAAGCACGTCTTGGGGTTCCGGAATCGAACAGCAATCCATTGGCTTTGCCACCTACACGCTTGAAGACCATCTGACCACCTGGGAAGAGACGATCAATCGGGATCTTGTTCCTGAACAGGATGACGACATTTATTCGCGTTTCAACCGCAATGCGCTTGTTCGTGGCGATATGAAGACCCGGCAGGGCTTTTATACGGCGATGATGCAATGGGGCGTTTACAGCCCGAATGAAGTGCGCGCCCTTGAAGAAATGAACCCACGGGACGGCGGAGAAATCTACTACGACCCTCCTAACACGGCAGGAGGCCAGGACACGCCTCAAGAAAGCGAAGGTGACACATGA
- a CDS encoding head maturation protease, ClpP-related produces the protein MSLRTLPEAKTFQRPQNFQWDAPSDVLAKWAGTPLAKASGDNSTISMFDVIGDDPWSGGGVTAKRISAALRSIGEKDVTVQINSPGGDMFEGIAIYNMLRKHPAKVTVEVLGWAASAASIIAMAGDEIKMGLGSFMMVHNAWGVVIGNRHDLQDASELFEGFDNAIVDIYEARTSAKRDEIVKLMDAETFMGPSAALENGFADAIDDELSIDEGEAKNMDRSLMARRQTEAALARAGYSRNDRSELLNEMGIDKATPRDASRKPAERDAGMNASIRKLIETMKS, from the coding sequence ATGAGCCTTAGAACTCTACCAGAGGCGAAGACGTTTCAGCGACCCCAGAATTTCCAATGGGACGCGCCATCAGATGTGCTTGCCAAATGGGCAGGAACCCCGCTCGCAAAAGCATCTGGCGATAACTCAACAATCAGCATGTTTGATGTGATTGGGGATGATCCTTGGAGTGGTGGGGGCGTCACTGCCAAACGGATCAGCGCGGCGCTTCGGTCTATTGGTGAGAAGGATGTAACCGTTCAGATCAATAGCCCAGGTGGCGATATGTTTGAAGGCATTGCCATTTACAACATGTTGCGCAAGCATCCGGCCAAGGTAACGGTCGAGGTCTTGGGTTGGGCGGCGTCCGCTGCGTCCATCATTGCGATGGCGGGTGATGAGATCAAGATGGGCCTTGGCTCATTCATGATGGTTCATAATGCTTGGGGTGTTGTGATTGGCAATCGGCACGATCTGCAAGACGCTTCCGAATTGTTCGAAGGCTTTGATAACGCGATTGTTGACATTTACGAAGCCAGAACCAGTGCAAAGCGTGACGAAATTGTCAAGCTGATGGACGCAGAGACCTTTATGGGGCCTAGCGCGGCGCTTGAAAATGGTTTTGCTGATGCAATTGATGATGAGCTTTCCATTGATGAAGGCGAAGCAAAGAATATGGACCGCAGCCTTATGGCTCGCAGGCAGACAGAGGCCGCTCTTGCAAGGGCAGGCTATTCCAGAAATGACAGATCAGAATTGCTCAATGAAATGGGCATCGATAAAGCGACCCCGCGTGATGCAAGTCGCAAACCAGCCGAGCGCGATGCAGGCATGAACGCTTCTATTCGGAAGCTCATAGAAACAATGAAATCTTGA
- a CDS encoding phage major capsid protein has product MTMALNHRARGITGVRADAGNAAEIIAELQKTFQAFKDEHAAELKGIKNKFADVVQTEKVERINNEITELTKAMEETNKVLAALQLGGTGSPEDPAKAEHAKAFDTFFRKGAENGLRDLEVKASLTTQSDPDGGYLVPEEMSSTIDRVVGTVSAMRSLATVLPIGTSTYKKLVNMGGAGSGWVGETSARPETDTPTLRELVFNTMEVYANPAATQTSLDDAQMDIATWLGNEVSIEFAEQEGDAFINGNGVNKPRGVLQYDNVANASYAWGKLGVINTGAAAAFAASDPGDAFIDLYYALKSQYRQGATWLTSDAVMGKIRKFKDGDGNYLWAPPTAAGEVPTILGKPVSTDDNMPALAANALPVAFGNFSRGYLVIDRAGIRVLRDPFSNKPYVHFYTTKRVGGGVQNFEAIKLMKCAA; this is encoded by the coding sequence ATGACTATGGCTCTTAATCACCGCGCGCGCGGCATCACTGGTGTGCGTGCTGATGCGGGTAATGCGGCTGAAATTATTGCCGAGTTGCAAAAAACCTTTCAGGCGTTCAAGGACGAACACGCAGCCGAACTGAAAGGCATCAAGAACAAGTTTGCTGATGTGGTTCAGACTGAAAAGGTCGAGCGCATCAACAACGAAATTACCGAGCTGACCAAAGCAATGGAAGAGACCAACAAGGTCTTGGCCGCGCTTCAGCTTGGTGGCACTGGCTCTCCTGAAGACCCTGCCAAGGCCGAACACGCAAAGGCTTTTGATACGTTTTTCCGCAAAGGCGCCGAAAACGGTTTGCGGGATCTGGAAGTCAAGGCCAGCTTGACCACGCAGTCAGACCCGGACGGTGGCTATCTGGTTCCGGAAGAAATGTCTTCGACCATTGACCGTGTTGTTGGTACTGTTTCCGCAATGCGTTCGCTTGCTACTGTCCTGCCAATTGGAACAAGCACCTATAAGAAGCTTGTCAATATGGGTGGTGCCGGTTCTGGTTGGGTCGGTGAGACTTCGGCTCGTCCTGAAACTGATACTCCAACCTTGCGCGAGCTGGTTTTCAATACCATGGAAGTCTATGCCAACCCGGCAGCAACGCAGACTTCTCTTGATGACGCGCAGATGGATATCGCTACTTGGTTGGGGAATGAAGTTTCCATTGAATTCGCCGAGCAGGAAGGTGATGCATTCATCAATGGTAACGGCGTCAACAAGCCGCGCGGTGTACTGCAATATGACAATGTTGCAAATGCTTCCTACGCTTGGGGCAAGCTTGGCGTCATCAACACTGGCGCTGCTGCTGCCTTTGCTGCGAGCGATCCGGGTGATGCGTTCATTGATCTGTATTATGCACTGAAATCCCAGTATCGTCAGGGTGCCACCTGGCTGACTTCCGATGCTGTGATGGGCAAAATCCGAAAGTTCAAGGATGGTGACGGCAATTACCTTTGGGCACCGCCAACCGCTGCGGGTGAAGTTCCGACGATTCTGGGTAAGCCTGTCTCAACTGATGACAACATGCCTGCTCTTGCTGCCAATGCCCTGCCTGTTGCCTTTGGTAACTTCTCGCGCGGGTATCTGGTCATTGATCGTGCTGGCATTCGCGTCTTGCGCGATCCGTTCAGCAACAAGCCTTATGTGCATTTCTATACCACAAAGCGCGTTGGCGGTGGCGTTCAGAACTTCGAAGCCATCAAGCTGATGAAGTGCGCGGCCTAA
- a CDS encoding head-tail connector protein: protein MFKPQLVVAPVAGLVTMDEVKAQGYIEHTDSDDLITRLIGAATSFLDGYSGQLGRCLISQTWKVEAHDWCRKIRLPFPDVQLATVKYLDENGDTQSVSASYVEITKEHTGDIVHLLDSFSFPALKDNAIARVWVEFVAGYGDAASDVPQAIRHAALLLIAHWYENREATMVGISSQHTKLAFDSLVQPFRQVGL from the coding sequence ATGTTCAAACCTCAATTAGTTGTCGCGCCGGTTGCCGGGCTTGTCACCATGGATGAGGTGAAGGCACAAGGATATATCGAGCATACAGACAGTGATGATCTGATCACGCGATTGATTGGGGCTGCTACGTCATTTCTCGATGGATATTCCGGGCAGTTGGGCCGTTGCCTGATCAGCCAGACTTGGAAAGTCGAGGCGCATGACTGGTGTAGAAAGATCCGCCTTCCATTCCCGGATGTTCAATTAGCAACGGTCAAATATCTGGATGAAAATGGCGACACACAAAGCGTTTCAGCCTCTTATGTAGAAATTACCAAAGAACATACGGGTGATATAGTCCATTTGTTGGACAGCTTTTCTTTCCCGGCCTTGAAGGATAACGCAATTGCGCGGGTGTGGGTGGAATTTGTTGCCGGGTACGGCGACGCTGCCAGCGATGTGCCGCAAGCGATCCGTCACGCTGCCCTGTTACTGATTGCGCATTGGTACGAAAACCGCGAAGCGACAATGGTGGGCATAAGCTCACAGCATACGAAACTGGCTTTTGACAGCCTTGTTCAACCTTTCAGACAAGTAGGACTCTAA
- a CDS encoding HIRAN domain-containing protein, translating into MDWLVIAGFVGILAYIIWDIWLKKPKSKTANRQNPAYAKSKEQYFAENYNDDPVEYVPQNPTFPDGEWAYIDNFAIAGTSFNYDNALLFIEEADDIDNTCGLVLTYEPRNKYDKNAIRVEGWINRKENSRQIGFIPKEIARDIATAYGRPKLAAKFTRGYSGRSVTIYISLYQACQ; encoded by the coding sequence ATGGATTGGCTTGTTATTGCGGGGTTCGTTGGAATTTTGGCCTATATCATTTGGGATATTTGGCTGAAAAAGCCTAAATCCAAGACAGCCAATAGGCAAAACCCTGCTTATGCCAAAAGCAAAGAGCAGTACTTTGCTGAGAACTACAATGATGATCCTGTCGAGTACGTTCCGCAAAATCCAACTTTCCCGGATGGGGAATGGGCGTATATCGATAATTTTGCCATCGCCGGGACTAGCTTTAACTATGATAATGCCCTGCTCTTCATTGAAGAGGCTGATGACATTGACAATACGTGCGGCCTTGTCCTCACATACGAGCCTCGGAACAAATACGACAAAAATGCTATTCGTGTTGAAGGTTGGATAAACAGAAAGGAAAATAGCAGGCAGATCGGTTTTATCCCGAAGGAAATAGCTCGCGATATTGCTACAGCATATGGCAGGCCAAAACTCGCCGCTAAATTTACACGCGGGTATTCTGGGCGCAGTGTGACAATCTACATTAGTTTGTACCAGGCATGTCAGTGA
- a CDS encoding type VI secretion system-associated protein TagO: MRALAIIIAIFLAGNALASDQQGHWKAISKRSKISGKPFEVIYVEANDGANCSAIGSQPAYFAFKCDEGTPLVALHTNCVMNDEDYNEIQYRFDEDEVRAKYVHRLPDMMGQYIRMNSAIEFAKEALGKKELVIRASDHRGAFMEMDFNITGIEEAIEPVRKACNW, from the coding sequence ATGAGAGCTTTAGCAATAATCATTGCCATATTTTTAGCGGGCAATGCCTTGGCCTCTGATCAACAAGGTCATTGGAAGGCAATTTCTAAAAGATCAAAAATCAGTGGTAAGCCTTTTGAAGTTATCTATGTCGAAGCGAACGATGGAGCAAACTGCTCTGCCATCGGCTCGCAGCCTGCTTATTTTGCTTTTAAGTGTGATGAAGGCACCCCGCTTGTTGCGCTCCATACTAACTGCGTAATGAATGATGAAGACTATAATGAGATCCAATACCGATTTGATGAAGATGAAGTAAGAGCAAAATATGTCCACCGCCTCCCTGATATGATGGGCCAATACATAAGAATGAATAGTGCGATAGAGTTTGCGAAAGAGGCGCTTGGGAAGAAGGAGCTTGTAATTCGAGCCAGCGACCACCGAGGCGCATTTATGGAAATGGATTTCAACATCACTGGCATTGAGGAGGCTATCGAGCCTGTGCGGAAAGCATGCAACTGGTAG
- a CDS encoding thermonuclease family protein: MEKCPARGKRITCVIDGDSFWLNGKKYRPIAYDTPEPRTGVCGEAFEKQLAAKATARFIHLLNSNDWEIIRTGRKDRNGRHLVHVRINGRDIGDILISEGLARRWPNGHEWWCD, translated from the coding sequence ATGGAGAAGTGCCCGGCAAGAGGTAAGCGGATCACGTGTGTTATTGATGGTGATAGCTTTTGGCTGAATGGCAAGAAATACCGCCCAATTGCTTATGACACGCCTGAACCACGAACAGGAGTTTGCGGTGAAGCGTTTGAAAAACAGTTGGCAGCAAAGGCCACAGCCCGTTTTATTCATCTTCTCAACTCAAATGATTGGGAAATTATCAGAACAGGTCGTAAAGATCGAAATGGGCGTCACTTGGTTCATGTTCGTATCAATGGGCGTGACATTGGAGATATCTTGATCTCAGAGGGCCTTGCGCGGCGGTGGCCCAATGGGCATGAATGGTGGTGCGATTAA
- a CDS encoding phage head closure protein codes for MRAGSMRDKVSFQRKTKVSDGGGGHEITWVVIAKVSGRLSLEKGGERVQAGRIEAPVSGVLVVRYSSDIAGLTSEDKAVIDDIDYNIKGQPVNRDRRKRELEMTVERGVAV; via the coding sequence ATGCGAGCCGGATCTATGCGCGACAAGGTTTCTTTTCAGCGCAAAACCAAAGTGTCAGACGGTGGCGGCGGTCATGAAATCACATGGGTTGTCATTGCTAAAGTGTCTGGCCGCTTGTCGCTTGAGAAGGGCGGCGAGCGCGTACAGGCAGGCCGTATTGAAGCTCCGGTATCAGGTGTGCTGGTCGTGCGTTATTCGTCTGATATCGCGGGCCTGACCAGTGAAGACAAGGCTGTGATTGATGACATTGACTACAATATCAAAGGGCAACCCGTAAACCGCGACCGTCGCAAGCGTGAGCTGGAAATGACGGTTGAACGGGGTGTAGCGGTTTAA